From the Candidatus Omnitrophota bacterium genome, one window contains:
- the yidD gene encoding membrane protein insertion efficiency factor YidD: MLKRAIISSIKGYQKYISPYIGRSCRFYPSCSEYAVQAYEKYGIFSGTGKAIWRILRCNPYSRGGYDPVQKEKHDK; encoded by the coding sequence ATGCTAAAAAGAGCGATCATAAGCAGCATAAAAGGATACCAAAAATACATAAGCCCTTATATTGGAAGAAGTTGTAGGTTTTATCCATCTTGTTCGGAATATGCTGTCCAAGCTTATGAAAAATATGGCATTTTTTCTGGCACCGGCAAAGCTATCTGGCGCATATTACGATGTAACCCATATAGCCGGGGGGGATATGACCCCGTACAAAAAGAAAAGCACGATAAATAA
- the rnpA gene encoding ribonuclease P protein component gives MVKKITHIRRSREFIEVFDAGKREKGSGVTVYFLETPAEKGFSVGVTIPKKVIPLAVDRNRIRRVIYACFSDPGEKKGMSVKVVVKVTMAEEYASNRKRSQKIKEELKRLLKKTGILC, from the coding sequence ATGGTAAAAAAGATAACGCATATTCGTAGATCAAGGGAGTTCATAGAGGTTTTTGATGCCGGAAAGAGGGAAAAAGGAAGCGGAGTAACAGTATATTTCCTTGAAACCCCCGCCGAAAAAGGCTTTTCCGTAGGGGTAACGATCCCGAAGAAGGTCATTCCACTGGCGGTGGACCGGAATCGCATAAGAAGAGTGATATACGCCTGTTTTAGCGACCCCGGGGAAAAGAAAGGCATGAGCGTAAAAGTCGTTGTGAAAGTTACAATGGCAGAAGAATACGCGAGCAACAGGAAAAGATCCCAAAAAATAAAAGAGGAATTAAAGCGCCTCTTGAAAAAAACGGGAATATTATGCTAA
- the rpmH gene encoding 50S ribosomal protein L34 codes for MKKTLKNKSNLKRKRKHGFRARSSSSKGKDVLRRRRSRGKKVLSA; via the coding sequence GTGAAAAAGACCCTTAAGAACAAATCTAATCTCAAAAGGAAGAGAAAACACGGGTTCAGGGCCCGTTCCAGCTCAAGCAAGGGAAAAGATGTATTGAGGCGCCGCAGGAGCCGAGGCAAAAAAGTCCTTTCCGCGTGA
- the dnaA gene encoding chromosomal replication initiator protein DnaA — translation MENLWKKALESLRSEINEQVFSAWFLPISEVSCDDSSITLGVPNKFFENWIREKYISLIKAAVHQVSGKILSVNFKIVEAAVVPEPAAGPETKNPTTPDSHIKEASGGWLKTMFGQQKNFSETRLQEVGLNPHYSFDNFVVGGNNRFAHAASLAICEKLSKVYNPLFLYGGVGLGKTHLMQAIGQEVLKRHAKAHVQYLSSEEFTNQLIDAIRKKTTQKFRAMYRTVDVLLVDDIQFIAGKESTQEEFFHTFNALHDAHKQIVVCSDRSPQEIQDLEERLVSRFAWGLIADIQAPDFETRIAIIEKKSENAAIKVPKEVLYFLAEHIKTNIREMEGALIRVVAYAKLTGNEISVQLAKEVLKGMISSSDKKVTIDNIQRSVSEYFNIKETDMKTKKRTRAIAYPRQIAMYLSRNLTDYSLPDIGGFFGGRDHTTVLHACDKINKELDSNERTRSDINKLISILKH, via the coding sequence ATGGAAAATCTCTGGAAAAAAGCTTTAGAATCACTGCGGTCCGAGATAAATGAACAGGTTTTTTCTGCCTGGTTCCTTCCTATATCTGAGGTCTCCTGTGATGATTCGTCGATAACTCTCGGGGTCCCGAACAAATTCTTCGAGAATTGGATCAGGGAAAAATACATAAGCCTTATCAAGGCGGCCGTCCACCAGGTGTCCGGGAAGATATTGTCCGTGAACTTCAAGATAGTGGAAGCTGCCGTTGTCCCGGAGCCGGCGGCTGGCCCGGAAACAAAGAACCCCACGACACCGGACTCGCATATCAAAGAAGCTTCCGGCGGCTGGCTGAAGACCATGTTCGGACAACAAAAGAACTTTTCCGAAACCAGGCTACAGGAAGTAGGGCTTAATCCTCATTACTCTTTTGATAATTTCGTTGTTGGGGGCAATAACCGGTTCGCGCACGCGGCTTCTCTCGCTATATGCGAGAAACTCTCGAAAGTCTATAATCCTCTTTTCCTTTATGGAGGAGTTGGCCTTGGCAAGACCCATTTAATGCAGGCGATAGGACAAGAAGTACTTAAGCGCCACGCTAAAGCGCATGTGCAATATCTGTCGAGCGAAGAGTTCACTAACCAACTGATCGACGCTATAAGAAAAAAGACCACACAGAAGTTCCGCGCCATGTATCGCACTGTGGACGTGCTTCTCGTGGATGACATACAGTTCATCGCGGGGAAAGAATCAACGCAGGAGGAGTTCTTCCATACGTTCAACGCGCTTCACGACGCGCACAAACAAATAGTTGTGTGTAGCGATCGTTCTCCGCAGGAGATACAGGACCTGGAAGAACGGTTGGTCTCCCGTTTCGCGTGGGGCTTGATAGCGGACATACAGGCGCCCGACTTTGAAACACGGATAGCGATAATAGAAAAAAAGAGCGAGAACGCCGCGATAAAAGTGCCGAAAGAGGTCCTGTATTTTCTCGCGGAACATATAAAAACGAACATACGGGAAATGGAAGGGGCCTTGATAAGGGTCGTGGCTTACGCTAAACTTACCGGGAACGAAATAAGCGTACAACTCGCGAAAGAAGTGCTCAAGGGAATGATATCTTCGAGCGATAAAAAGGTGACCATAGACAATATCCAAAGGTCCGTCTCCGAATATTTCAATATAAAAGAGACCGATATGAAAACAAAAAAAAGGACAAGAGCCATCGCTTACCCAAGACAGATCGCGATGTATCTTTCCAGGAACCTTACGGATTATTCTCTGCCGGATATCGGCGGGTTTTTTGGAGGAAGGGACCATACAACGGTCCTTCACGCGTGTGATAAGATAAACAAAGAACTCGATTCGAACGAAAGAACAAGAAGTGACATCAATAAACTTATAAGCATATTAAAACATTAG
- the dnaN gene encoding DNA polymerase III subunit beta, which translates to MEVKIIKEALVEGIQTVQNAVSQKSSLPILSNVLLEAEGNTLKLTATDLDIGICASVPVETEVAGAITVPARKFFDIIKALPDGSEISLSMKKNNFVTIKSGRAQFKIIGLPKEEFPQLPTFEDKDSINIGQGELRDIFNLTDFAVSRDDTRFVLNGVLFGIKGEKITIAATDGRRLAVVRKSLGHKTLIERDVIIPAKTVQEIKRMLSDEGDVTIKFSENQILFAFPNSFVLSRLIEGEYPNYKNVIPDKLDCVMKVQREEFLQAARRASIFTDQESMAIKLNIKKNKLTISKNTPYLGEAKEEINIDYEGNDEIEIGFNPRYLIDVLKSLSDEEIDFEIQEANKPGVVRKGEEYIYVVLPMQLTA; encoded by the coding sequence ATGGAAGTAAAGATAATAAAAGAAGCTCTTGTTGAGGGTATCCAGACAGTCCAAAACGCTGTTTCACAAAAAAGCAGTTTACCTATATTAAGCAATGTGCTTCTGGAAGCTGAAGGCAATACCTTAAAGCTTACAGCTACCGACCTCGATATCGGTATCTGCGCGTCCGTACCAGTAGAAACGGAAGTGGCGGGCGCGATCACGGTCCCGGCCAGGAAGTTCTTCGATATAATCAAGGCCCTACCCGATGGAAGCGAGATATCCCTATCCATGAAAAAGAATAATTTCGTTACCATAAAAAGCGGGAGAGCCCAGTTCAAGATCATAGGATTACCAAAGGAAGAGTTCCCCCAGCTGCCAACATTCGAAGACAAGGACTCTATTAATATAGGACAGGGAGAGCTCAGGGATATATTCAACCTTACCGATTTCGCGGTCAGCCGGGACGACACTCGATTCGTTCTGAACGGTGTGCTTTTCGGTATAAAAGGAGAGAAGATAACTATCGCCGCAACGGACGGAAGAAGGCTTGCCGTAGTGAGAAAGAGCCTGGGACACAAAACACTAATAGAAAGAGATGTTATAATACCGGCTAAAACGGTCCAGGAAATAAAGAGGATGCTTTCAGATGAAGGGGATGTGACCATAAAGTTCAGCGAGAACCAGATCCTGTTCGCTTTCCCGAACAGCTTTGTCCTCTCGCGTCTTATTGAAGGGGAATACCCGAACTATAAGAACGTTATCCCTGATAAACTCGATTGTGTGATGAAGGTACAAAGAGAGGAATTCCTGCAAGCCGCGAGAAGAGCCAGTATATTCACGGACCAGGAATCCATGGCGATAAAACTCAATATAAAGAAGAACAAGCTGACCATATCAAAGAACACACCGTATCTTGGAGAGGCAAAAGAAGAGATAAATATAGATTATGAGGGGAACGACGAGATCGAAATAGGGTTCAACCCAAGATATTTAATAGATGTCCTGAAAAGCTTGAGCGATGAAGAGATAGATTTCGAGATACAGGAAGCGAATAAACCGGGCGTGGTAAGGAAAGGGGAAGAATATATTTATGTTGTGCTGCCGATGCAGCTAACAGCATGA
- a CDS encoding DUF721 domain-containing protein, with the protein MVYDRTRHVSGIIDGLIKKWQTGSSKKAKAIHEAWVKAVGEKKAAVARPVDMKKGTLVVIVKDSPWLYSLTMEKKQTLAGFNKEYTGRIKAKDIRFRVGKLDM; encoded by the coding sequence ATGGTATACGACAGGACCAGACATGTTTCCGGTATTATCGACGGACTGATAAAAAAGTGGCAGACAGGAAGCTCGAAAAAAGCCAAAGCCATACACGAAGCTTGGGTAAAAGCCGTTGGGGAAAAAAAGGCGGCCGTGGCAAGGCCTGTGGACATGAAAAAAGGAACACTAGTGGTGATAGTAAAGGACTCGCCGTGGCTTTATAGCCTTACTATGGAAAAAAAACAGACACTGGCGGGATTTAATAAGGAATACACCGGAAGGATCAAGGCAAAGGACATACGATTCAGGGTCGGGAAGCTGGATATGTAA
- the gyrB gene encoding DNA topoisomerase (ATP-hydrolyzing) subunit B, with amino-acid sequence MVRTKEKAEETQKTASEKYDATTIQVLEGLEAVRKRPAMYIGDVGKRGLHHLVYEVVDNSIDEVMGGYCDRIDVIIHADESITIKDNGRGIPVDIHEKMKKPALEVVLTTLHAGGKFDHRVYKVSGGLHGVGVSVVNALAEWLSVEIKRDGNIYHQEYGYGVPKSKLKVIGKSKKTGTAVTFRPCEKIFSETNIFSYDTLAARMRELAFLNRGVFITLKDERTEKEAEFFYKGGIVSFVETMSKNKAPLHKKIIYFEKEKDNIVIEIAMQYNDGYAETIYSYVNNINTIEGGTHLTGFKSALTRTIKQYSKSRGLMKDEDISGDDTREGITAVINVKIPNPQFEGQTKTKLGNSEVEGIVESTVNDMLGAFLEENPAVGSAIAKKILTASRARMAAKKARELTRRKGALESGSLPGKLADCSERDAMLTELYVVEGDSAGGSAKQGRDRRFQAILPLRGKILNVEKARINQMLSNNEIRTIITAIGAGIGDDFDVTKIRYGKIIIMCDADVDGSHIRTLILTFCFRQMKALIEKEHVYIAQPPLYRVKRGKKEQYISTETEMKEFLLEQGTEGLKVSTVNDKKDLTPAKIKDLLEIMVKLEKLTRAIGRRGAKISKYLSLRDEKTKKLPIYKVKVEGEEKYLYTDDELAAIKAKVGDREMTIDEDGAEEDTGANKLNVQELYEAREIEKIAKELEKFDLDIADYEREKPKEGEVYIGKKAEEQKKKQIKPIFTINEGEEIFSLKGLLDHVLKTGESGMTIQRYKGLGEMNPEQLWETTMDPERRTLQMVTLEDASEADRMFAVLMGDDVESRREFIIEHAKDVKNLDI; translated from the coding sequence ATGGTAAGAACAAAAGAAAAAGCAGAAGAAACACAAAAAACGGCATCCGAGAAATACGACGCGACGACCATACAAGTACTGGAAGGGCTTGAAGCTGTCCGCAAAAGACCCGCCATGTATATAGGGGATGTGGGGAAAAGAGGGCTTCACCATCTTGTCTACGAGGTGGTGGACAATTCCATAGACGAAGTGATGGGAGGATACTGCGACCGCATAGATGTGATAATCCACGCGGATGAAAGCATCACGATAAAAGATAACGGGCGCGGCATTCCCGTGGATATACACGAGAAAATGAAAAAACCGGCCCTTGAGGTGGTGCTTACCACGCTGCACGCGGGAGGTAAGTTCGACCACAGGGTGTATAAGGTGTCAGGCGGGCTTCACGGTGTAGGTGTCAGCGTGGTCAACGCTTTGGCGGAGTGGCTCAGCGTTGAGATAAAAAGGGACGGGAACATATATCACCAGGAATATGGATATGGAGTACCGAAATCAAAGCTGAAGGTCATCGGGAAAAGCAAAAAGACCGGGACCGCGGTAACGTTCCGTCCATGTGAGAAAATATTCTCGGAAACGAACATATTCAGCTATGATACCCTGGCGGCCAGGATGAGGGAGCTCGCGTTCCTCAATAGGGGGGTCTTTATAACGCTAAAGGACGAAAGAACGGAAAAAGAAGCCGAGTTCTTTTACAAGGGAGGCATTGTTTCTTTTGTTGAAACGATGAGCAAGAACAAAGCCCCCCTTCATAAGAAAATAATATACTTCGAAAAAGAAAAAGACAACATCGTAATAGAAATAGCGATGCAATATAATGACGGGTATGCCGAAACGATATACAGCTATGTGAACAATATCAACACCATCGAGGGAGGGACGCATCTTACTGGATTCAAGTCCGCGCTCACCCGGACCATAAAACAATACAGCAAGTCCAGGGGCCTCATGAAAGACGAGGATATTTCCGGGGATGATACCCGGGAAGGGATCACGGCGGTCATAAACGTGAAAATACCAAATCCGCAGTTCGAAGGGCAGACAAAGACCAAGCTGGGGAACTCGGAGGTGGAGGGAATTGTCGAATCCACGGTCAATGATATGCTGGGGGCGTTCCTGGAAGAGAACCCGGCGGTAGGATCCGCCATCGCGAAAAAAATACTTACAGCCAGCAGGGCCAGAATGGCCGCGAAAAAAGCGCGGGAACTGACCAGGAGAAAAGGGGCGCTTGAAAGCGGGTCTTTGCCGGGGAAACTGGCGGATTGTTCGGAACGCGACGCGATGCTCACGGAACTCTATGTGGTCGAAGGGGATTCCGCGGGTGGGTCCGCGAAACAGGGACGGGACAGGAGGTTCCAGGCTATCCTGCCGCTCAGGGGAAAGATACTGAACGTGGAAAAAGCGCGAATAAACCAGATGTTGAGCAACAACGAGATAAGGACGATCATTACCGCTATCGGTGCCGGCATCGGGGACGATTTCGACGTTACCAAGATACGATATGGGAAAATAATAATCATGTGCGATGCCGACGTTGACGGGTCCCATATCAGGACGCTTATACTGACTTTCTGTTTCCGCCAGATGAAGGCGCTTATAGAAAAGGAGCATGTGTATATCGCCCAGCCGCCGCTGTATCGGGTGAAAAGAGGGAAAAAGGAACAATATATAAGCACGGAAACGGAAATGAAGGAATTTTTGCTGGAACAAGGCACAGAGGGATTGAAAGTCTCGACGGTCAACGACAAGAAAGACCTTACCCCGGCGAAGATCAAGGACCTGTTGGAGATAATGGTCAAACTGGAGAAACTCACGAGAGCCATTGGGAGACGTGGAGCAAAAATCAGCAAATACCTAAGCCTGCGAGACGAAAAAACCAAAAAACTGCCCATTTACAAGGTAAAAGTGGAGGGAGAGGAAAAATACTTATATACAGATGACGAGCTGGCGGCGATAAAGGCAAAGGTCGGGGACAGAGAAATGACCATAGATGAGGACGGGGCGGAAGAGGACACGGGGGCGAACAAACTTAACGTGCAGGAATTATATGAGGCGAGAGAGATAGAAAAGATCGCCAAAGAACTGGAAAAATTCGACCTGGATATTGCCGACTATGAAAGGGAAAAACCAAAAGAAGGCGAAGTGTACATAGGCAAAAAAGCGGAAGAACAGAAAAAGAAACAGATAAAACCCATTTTCACCATAAACGAGGGGGAGGAGATATTCTCTCTCAAAGGACTTCTGGACCACGTCCTGAAGACCGGTGAAAGCGGCATGACCATACAGAGATACAAAGGTCTTGGAGAAATGAATCCCGAACAGCTGTGGGAGACCACCATGGATCCGGAAAGAAGGACTTTGCAGATGGTGACCCTTGAGGACGCGTCGGAAGCGGACAGGATGTTCGCTGTTCTCATGGGGGATGATGTCGAATCGAGAAGAGAGTTCATAATCGAGCACGCGAAAGACGTTAAGAACCTGGACATATAG
- the gyrA gene encoding DNA gyrase subunit A, whose translation MYTRNEKIIPIQIEDEMKDSYINYAMSVIVGRALPDVRDGLKPVHRRILYAMKDMGIVYNKPYKKSARIVGEVLGKYHPHGDSAVYDALVRMVQDFSLRYPLVDGQGNFGSVDGDCAAAMRYTEARTQQISEWMIKDLEKETVGWRPNFDGSLKEPEVLPAILPNLLVNGSSGIAVGMATNIPPHNLSEIVDAICFLVDTPECKIEDLMKFVTGPDFPTGAMICGRDGIRKAYKTGRGSIRLHAKAHIEQKKQGRESIVVTEIPYQVNKTRLITAMADLVKNKKIDGISDIRDESDRDGMRIVVDIRRGASAEVVMNQLYKHTQMQESFGIIMLAIVDGQPRVLNLKEILEEFVRHRKEVIIRRTRFDLEKAENRAHILEGLKIAIKNLDEIIKLIKKSKDPEEAKIGLMHKFGLSERQSLAILAMRLQQLTSLETEKINQEYLEILKLIENLQGILASEKKVLKIIKEELSELKDKFGDKRRTEITAAAEDIDIEDLIAEEDMVITLSYAGYIKRFPVSAYRRQNRGGKGVTGAETREEDFIEHLFVASTHDYLLAFTSEGKLHWLKVHEIPQAGKRTKGRPIVNMLGLSQNEKLTAVVPVREFKEGQFVVMATEKGKIKKTDLTAFSNPRKGGIIAITLEDADKLIGAELTTGEDEICIATVGGKAIRFMEKDIRSMGRGAQGVKGISLGKKDRVVGMVKADPRGSLLTVTEKGFGKRTDFEEYRLQSRGGSGVINMKIVEKNGAVVGVKSVKDENEIMLISKNGMVVRVSVCGISKIGRSTQGVHVIGLNKGDRLTSVASVVAKEEEEGVVEDGETGPAEE comes from the coding sequence ATGTATACAAGAAACGAGAAGATAATACCGATACAGATAGAAGACGAGATGAAGGATTCCTACATCAATTACGCCATGAGCGTGATCGTGGGAAGGGCCCTCCCGGACGTAAGGGACGGGCTGAAGCCTGTGCATCGCAGGATACTGTACGCCATGAAGGACATGGGCATAGTGTACAACAAGCCATATAAAAAAAGCGCCAGGATAGTCGGTGAAGTGCTTGGTAAATACCATCCGCACGGGGATTCCGCCGTGTACGACGCGCTTGTCCGGATGGTCCAGGACTTCTCTCTCAGGTACCCGCTTGTGGACGGCCAGGGGAACTTCGGGTCGGTTGATGGGGATTGTGCCGCCGCTATGAGGTATACAGAAGCACGTACGCAGCAGATATCCGAATGGATGATAAAGGATCTTGAGAAGGAAACGGTAGGCTGGAGGCCCAACTTCGACGGTTCCCTCAAGGAACCGGAAGTCCTTCCCGCGATACTTCCGAACCTTCTTGTGAACGGGTCGAGCGGGATCGCGGTCGGCATGGCGACGAACATCCCGCCACATAACCTCTCGGAGATAGTTGACGCCATCTGTTTTCTCGTAGATACCCCGGAATGCAAGATCGAGGACTTGATGAAATTCGTGACCGGACCGGATTTTCCGACAGGGGCCATGATATGCGGCCGCGACGGCATAAGGAAAGCGTATAAGACCGGCAGGGGATCCATCAGGCTTCACGCCAAGGCGCATATAGAACAGAAAAAACAAGGCCGAGAGAGTATCGTGGTCACAGAGATCCCGTACCAGGTGAACAAGACCAGGCTCATAACGGCCATGGCGGACCTTGTGAAGAACAAGAAAATAGACGGCATATCCGACATAAGGGATGAATCGGACCGTGACGGCATGAGGATAGTGGTCGACATCCGGCGGGGCGCCAGCGCCGAGGTCGTCATGAACCAGCTTTATAAGCACACACAGATGCAGGAATCTTTCGGCATAATAATGCTGGCCATAGTGGACGGGCAGCCGAGGGTGTTGAACCTCAAGGAGATATTGGAGGAGTTCGTAAGGCACAGGAAAGAGGTCATTATCCGAAGGACAAGGTTCGACCTGGAGAAGGCCGAGAACCGGGCGCATATACTGGAAGGGCTCAAAATAGCCATAAAGAACCTGGATGAGATCATTAAGCTGATAAAAAAATCAAAGGACCCGGAAGAGGCCAAAATAGGGTTAATGCATAAATTCGGGTTATCGGAGAGACAATCGCTTGCCATTCTCGCCATGAGGCTGCAGCAGCTCACCAGCCTTGAGACCGAGAAGATAAACCAGGAATATCTCGAGATACTAAAGCTCATAGAGAATCTCCAGGGGATACTGGCCAGCGAAAAGAAGGTGTTGAAGATAATAAAAGAAGAACTCTCCGAACTAAAAGATAAGTTCGGGGACAAAAGAAGAACGGAAATAACCGCGGCGGCGGAAGACATAGACATAGAAGACTTGATCGCCGAAGAGGACATGGTCATTACCCTCAGCTACGCGGGATACATAAAAAGGTTCCCGGTAAGCGCTTACCGGCGGCAGAACCGCGGGGGAAAAGGCGTTACCGGCGCGGAAACAAGGGAAGAGGATTTCATCGAGCACTTGTTCGTCGCGTCGACACATGACTATCTCCTGGCTTTCACCAGCGAAGGGAAATTACACTGGCTAAAGGTCCACGAAATACCGCAAGCGGGAAAAAGGACCAAAGGACGTCCCATTGTTAACATGCTGGGGCTTTCCCAGAACGAAAAACTAACGGCCGTTGTGCCTGTCCGGGAGTTCAAGGAAGGACAGTTCGTGGTCATGGCGACCGAAAAAGGGAAGATAAAGAAAACGGACCTTACAGCGTTCAGCAATCCGCGTAAAGGCGGGATAATCGCTATCACGCTTGAGGACGCGGACAAATTGATAGGGGCCGAACTCACGACTGGCGAAGATGAGATCTGTATCGCCACGGTCGGAGGTAAAGCCATCAGGTTCATGGAAAAGGATATCCGGTCCATGGGACGTGGAGCGCAGGGAGTGAAGGGGATAAGCCTGGGCAAAAAGGACCGGGTCGTAGGGATGGTAAAGGCGGATCCACGGGGATCTCTACTTACCGTCACGGAGAAGGGGTTCGGCAAAAGAACGGACTTCGAGGAATATCGCCTCCAGTCAAGAGGTGGAAGCGGTGTAATAAACATGAAGATAGTTGAGAAGAACGGCGCGGTAGTAGGGGTTAAATCCGTAAAAGACGAGAACGAGATAATGCTTATCTCGAAGAACGGGATGGTGGTAAGGGTGTCCGTATGCGGGATAAGCAAAATAGGCCGGTCCACGCAAGGCGTTCATGTTATAGGCCTTAACAAGGGGGACAGGTTGACCTCGGTCGCGAGCGTGGTCGCCAAGGAGGAAGAAGAGGGAGTCGTAGAGGACGGCGAGACAGGGCCGGCAGAAGAATGA
- the glmS gene encoding glutamine--fructose-6-phosphate transaminase (isomerizing) produces MCGIIGYTGKGEAAEILINGLSRLEYRGYDSAGVAILKDGELLVRKKKGKLSVLREELSRDPLFGVTGVGHTRWATHGVPNDVNAHPHIDDKTQIAVVHNGIIENYQELKEKLIKKGYVFRSDTDSEVIAHLIAEKYKGDLCQAVIEGMNELKGSFALAVVHKGEPGRVIGARRDSPLIVGLGNGENFVASDIPAILERTKRVVYLDNDEAVDLFRDKATFYNNNGSVLDKDVTTIEWDISQAEKGGYRHFMLKEIFEQPTVLNNILKERIRGNEVEFAELKIEKKTLAEIKNIAIIACGTAYHAGLTGKYMIEKIARVPVWVDTSSEFRYRNPLVDKDTLVIVISQSGETADTLAALREARNRGSKVLAVCNVLGSSIAREADGVIYTHAGPEIAVASTKAYTAQIAALCLFTYYLADIKCTLKEQAEHYLKELKRLPSAAERMLKAYKSEKNVIASYAEEFHQYYLARNNKSCFLYLGRNINYPNALEGALKLKEISYISAEGYPAGEMKHGPIALIDENPWVVCIAPESETYDKMLSNIQEIKARGGIVIAVVSEGDRTLKCDRPRMGIHEATHTCKANCTIEIPRVDELFSPILVAIPLQLLAYHVADEFGYDIDQPRNLAKSVTVE; encoded by the coding sequence ATGTGTGGGATAATAGGGTATACGGGAAAGGGAGAAGCGGCCGAGATCCTGATAAACGGCCTATCCCGTCTAGAATACAGGGGATATGACTCCGCCGGGGTCGCCATACTTAAGGACGGCGAGCTGCTCGTAAGGAAGAAAAAGGGAAAACTGTCCGTCCTCAGGGAAGAGTTGTCCAGAGACCCCCTTTTTGGCGTTACCGGGGTCGGACATACCCGCTGGGCAACGCATGGTGTCCCTAACGACGTCAACGCGCATCCCCACATAGACGATAAAACGCAGATCGCCGTCGTTCATAACGGGATCATCGAGAATTACCAGGAATTGAAAGAAAAACTGATAAAAAAAGGATATGTCTTCAGGTCAGATACGGATAGCGAGGTCATAGCCCATCTCATCGCGGAAAAGTACAAAGGGGACCTGTGCCAGGCGGTCATTGAAGGCATGAATGAGCTGAAAGGATCATTTGCCCTGGCGGTAGTCCATAAAGGGGAACCGGGCAGGGTGATCGGGGCGCGACGGGACAGCCCGCTGATAGTGGGGCTGGGAAACGGGGAGAACTTCGTGGCAAGCGACATCCCGGCCATACTGGAGCGGACAAAAAGGGTCGTGTATCTTGATAATGATGAAGCCGTTGACCTTTTCCGGGACAAAGCTACGTTCTACAATAACAATGGCAGCGTGCTGGACAAAGACGTGACCACCATAGAATGGGATATCTCGCAGGCGGAAAAAGGCGGATACAGGCATTTCATGCTGAAAGAGATATTCGAACAACCTACGGTACTTAACAATATCCTCAAAGAACGGATCAGGGGCAACGAGGTCGAGTTCGCGGAACTGAAAATAGAGAAAAAGACCCTCGCGGAGATAAAGAATATAGCCATCATAGCTTGCGGCACGGCGTATCACGCCGGCCTTACCGGGAAATACATGATCGAAAAAATAGCGCGAGTTCCCGTATGGGTGGATACATCGAGCGAATTCCGTTATCGCAACCCGCTTGTAGATAAAGATACGCTTGTTATAGTCATCTCACAGTCCGGGGAGACCGCCGATACTTTAGCGGCGCTCCGGGAAGCCAGGAACCGCGGGTCAAAGGTGCTGGCCGTGTGCAATGTCCTGGGGTCTTCCATAGCCCGCGAAGCGGACGGGGTGATATATACGCACGCGGGCCCGGAAATAGCGGTCGCCTCCACGAAAGCATATACGGCGCAGATAGCGGCACTGTGCCTATTCACTTATTATCTCGCGGATATAAAATGTACCCTGAAAGAACAGGCGGAGCACTATCTTAAGGAATTGAAAAGACTTCCATCCGCGGCAGAACGCATGTTAAAGGCGTACAAGAGCGAAAAGAACGTGATCGCGTCCTATGCCGAAGAGTTCCACCAGTATTACCTGGCTAGGAACAATAAAAGCTGTTTTCTCTATCTGGGAAGGAACATAAATTACCCAAATGCTCTGGAAGGGGCGCTGAAGCTGAAAGAAATATCTTATATAAGCGCGGAAGGGTATCCCGCGGGCGAGATGAAGCACGGTCCGATCGCCTTGATCGATGAAAATCCATGGGTAGTATGTATAGCTCCGGAATCAGAGACTTACGACAAGATGCTTTCGAACATACAGGAGATAAAAGCCCGGGGCGGGATAGTTATAGCCGTAGTGTCCGAAGGTGACCGCACGCTCAAGTGCGATAGGCCGCGCATGGGCATACATGAGGCTACGCATACATGTAAGGCGAATTGTACTATAGAGATACCCAGGGTGGACGAGCTATTCTCCCCTATACTGGTGGCGATACCGCTGCAGCTTTTAGCGTACCATGTGGCAGATGAGTTCGGATACGATATAGACCAGCCCAGGAACCTGGCGAAGTCCGTTACCGTGGAATAG